A stretch of the Leguminivora glycinivorella isolate SPB_JAAS2020 chromosome 2, LegGlyc_1.1, whole genome shotgun sequence genome encodes the following:
- the LOC125240637 gene encoding protein toll-like, which translates to MMDLKKSLVCVAVLLTLATSQSDGPCPSEASGGTQIELACFLPSGTEIELDWRARKYVTLECDGKGSFACAELPKVSPKSAPPTRAMLKNCDLPVNESLACTLQTLGAPIATSLTLRGIAAKHLTLDHVHGLVNLSTLTLVGSSVTHLPTAALSALPALRRLTVREASLHLTSDSLLGVSGLEYLELSASDIKQLNASFFRGQESLHTLSLWGNELRALQSGIFEGLDELDTLDLSSNPLQSLGDGVLEAAKNLRVLRLVDTELSQLDEPSLHNLNSLEELMILDGRKPLKIGSRSLALPKLRLIELERCKISVLPGDALSGARSLRTLSLSHNALESLPSELLRDSTELRALNLSHNALKSLTPALFQPLWHLEELNLDNNQLEEFSDDMFETLGVLRSLSARNNRLRTLSPTAFRGARSLQYLDLSHNELTLRSADTIETPIDGYMDFTDGRSSPMAELIAMQYLDLGHNQIQDVFYDWRNVMLNLKLLNLTNNRIEFLENPDINFLSIDAIVDFRYNQITTIQVSERELEARADDGESYAGSGRLLVDGNPFNCDCFTFSLLRFLNSPSYEHIFPVLTIDDAICASPPALANITVRAVPLAKLTCELPPPKCPDNCNCTLHPAEQAIKIDCMEPPLNVPAPYEFGFGLNRTVLRLQNAPPSLNISLPVHELVLSGLNLKAPPPGPAPPELKLLDLTNNLLTEVPPASGYKLRLARNPIACDCAHSDDLVALHKSTDRVWDYNITTCAHGGLLQLNSDANLLCARTKAAWAAGIGGTLALLGVLATVLAVLWLRYQNEIKVYLFARGWCGCLTRSGKEAPAKYDAFLSFSHKDEETVVHKLIPELERRGYRLCVHYRDWAPGESIAEHVSRSVLEARRTLVVASPGFLSSEWARAEFRAAHARALREGRARVIVILLGELPAPDPNAQEDDLRTYLRTNTYLKWGDPWFWQKLQYALPHRPLGDLKEVLPLPPGTISADALRAALAVHIEPKDKLSNGFQPRLLPPPAL; encoded by the exons ATGATGGACTTGAAAAAGAGTTTAGTGTGTGTGGCGGTATTGCTGACGCTAGCCACGAGTCAGAGCGATGGGCCCTGTCCCTCTGAAGCGTCAGGGGGCACGCAAATTGAGCTGGCGTGCTTTCTTCCGAGTGGTACAGAGATAGAACTCGATTGGCGTGCTCGTAAATATGTCACGCTTGAATGCGATGGTAAAGGCAGCTTCGCATGCGCCGAATTACCGAAAGTATCGCCAAAGTCAGCTCCACCAACAAGGGCCATGCTCAAAAATTGCGATCTACCTGTTAACGAGTCACTCGCGTGCACATTGCAAACACTTGGCGCACCTATTGCCACTTCGCTCACATTGCGTGGTATTGCAGCTAAACATCTTACATTAGATCATGTCCATGGGTTGGTAAACCTATCTACCCTCACGCTAGTGGGCTCAAGTGTTACACATCTACCGACAGCAGCTTTATCGGCTCTGCCAGCATTGCGAAGATTAACAGTGCGTGAAGCAAGCTTGCACCTAACCTCTGATTCTTTGTTGGGAGTTTCGGGACTGGAATATCTTGAACTATCCGCAAGTGATATTAAGCAGCTCAATGCAAGTTTCTTTCGAGGACAGGAGTCGCTACACACTCTTAGTTTATGGGGTAATGAACTACGTGCATTACAGTCTGGCATTTTTGAAGGACTAGATGAGTTAGATACTTTAGATCTGAGTTCTAACCCTTTGCAATCATTGGGTGATGGAGTATTAGAGGCAGCGAAAAACCTGCGGGTTTTGCGACTGGTAGATACAGAACTATCCCAATTAGATGAGCCCTCATTACATAATCTAAACTCGCTTGAGGAATTGATGATACTAGATGGACGAAAACCGTTGAAGATTGGTTCACGCTCATTGGCGCTGCCGAAATTACGCCTGATAGAATTAGAGAGGTGCAAGATATCGGTGCTACCTGGTGATGCTCTCTCTGGCGCGCGTTCACTACGAACGTTATCTTTGTCACACAATGCACTAGAATCGCTACCATCAGAACTACTGCGAGATTCCACGGAGTTGCGCGCACTTAATCTTAGCCATAACGCCCTAAAATCTTTGACGCCGGCACTGTTTCAGCCGCTTTGGCACCTGGAAGAGCTTAACCTCGATAACAACCAACTTGAAGAATTCTCAGA TGATATGTTCGAGACTCTAGGCGTGTTGCGTTCACTGTCGGCTCGCAACAATCGCTTGCGCACGCTGTCACCCACTGCGTTCCGAGGTGCACGCTCGCTGCAGTATTTAGATTTATCTCACAATGAGCTAACTTTGCGGTCTGCTGACACCATAGAAACGCCGATAGACGGCTACATGGACTTTACGGACGGCCGATCATCGCCCATGGCTGAGCTAATAGCAATGCAGTATTTGGATCTCGGACACAATCAAATCCAAGATGTGTTTTATGATTGGCGTAACGTCATGTTAAATTTAAAACTGCTCAATTTAACAAACAACCGCATCGAGTTTCTGGAG aacccGGACATAAACTTCCTCAGTATTGACGCCATAGTAGACTTCAGATATAATCAAATAACCACGATTCAAGTATCAGAAAGAGAGCTAGAGGCCCGCGCAGATGATGGTGAAAGTTATGCAGGAAGTGGTCGTTTGTTAGTAGATGGGAACCCCTTCAATTGTGACTGTTTTACGTTCTCGCTATTGCGATTTCTCAACAGCCCCAGTTATGAGCATATATTCCCAGTACTGACGATTGATGATGCCATTTGTGCCTCACCACCTGCACTAGCAAATATCACAGTTCGTGCGGTGCCACTAGCAAAACTAACGTGTGAGTTGCCACCGCCTAAGTGCCCAGATAATTGCAACTGCACCTTACATCCTGCTGAGCAAGCGATCAAGATTGACTGTATGGAACCACCTTTAAATGTCCCTGCACCGTATGAATTTGGATTTGGACTCAATCGCACAGTTCTGCGTCTACAAAATGCGCCGCCGTCCCTCAATATATCGCTGCCAGTGCACGAACTCGTACTTTCTGGGCTCAATCTAAAGGCGCCTCCTCCAGGACCTGCTCCACCCGAGCTTAAATTACTTGATCTCACCAATAACCTACTGACAGAGGTGCCACCGGCATCGGGCTACAAGCTACGCCTAGCCCGCAACCCTATCGCATGTGATTGTGCACACTCTGATGATCTAGTAGCTCTACATAAATCAACAGACCGCGTATGGGATTATAATATTACCACATGCGCTCACGGCGGTCTCTTGCAACTTAACTCTGACGCAAATTTATTATGCGCCAGAACTAAAGCAGCATGGGCTGCAGGAATAGGCGGAACATTGGCATTGCTAGGTGTGCTAGCTACCGTTTTAGCAGTTCTATGGTTACGGTACCAGAACGAGATCAAGGTGTACCTTTTCGCACGCGGCTGGTGTGGCTGCCTTACACGATCGGGTAAAGAAGCTCCTGCCAAGTACGATGCGTTCTTGTCATTTTCACACAAGGATGAAGAAACAGTGGTGCATAAGTTAATACCAGAGCTGGAGAGAAGAGGTTATCGGCTTTGCGTACACTACCGAGACTGGGCGCCGGGCGAGTCTATTGCGGAGCATGTGTCCCGTTCGGTGCTTGAGGCCAGGCGCACATTGGTAGTGGCATCGCCTGGCTTTTTGAGCTCTGAATGGGCTAGAGCAGAGTTCCGGGCAGCACACGCACGTGCGCTTAGAGAGGGTCGTGCTCGTGTGATAGTTATTTTGCTTGGAGAATTGCCAGCACCCGATCCTAATGCTCAAGAAGATGATTTGCGCACCTACCTCCGAACGAACACGTATCTAAAATGGGGTGACCCATGGTTTTGGCAGAAGTTACAGTACGCATTGCCCCATCGCCCTCTTGGAGACCTTAAAGAAGTCCTACCACTTCCACCAGGGACTATCTCAGCTGATGCCCTTCGTGCTGCATTGGCGGTACATATAGAACCTAAAGATAAGTTATCAAATGGATTTCAACCACGACTTTTGCCTCCACCAGCATTATAG